In the genome of Dehalococcoidales bacterium, the window GGGACGACACAGCAATCTCCCCCGTATCCCCCCGCTCACCCTGAGCTTGTCGAAGGGTCCAGCGTAGCCGTGCCCCGTATGACAATCGGGGGCTGGAATCCATCTTATGCCTTCCACCCAGCCCCCGCGTCATTCCCGGCCTGCCCGGGAATCCAGCATTCCTCTCCCTTGAGGGGAGAGACAAGATCCTGCCCCGTACTTGATACGGGGTGAGGGTGAAATCAAAGCCTTCCACCCTCATCCCATACTGTCACCTCTTATTTCACTTTGTCATTCCAGCGCAGGCTGGAATCCACCTTATGCCTTTCACCTTATTCCCCCTAATCCTACTGCATCTCCGGGTGTATCAGGCTGAAAAACACCTCCAGCGCGTCCACCAGCCGCGGCCCCGGCCGGCTCACTATATCCATGTTGGCGCTGTATATCTTACCGTTGACCCGGGCGTCCACATCGGCCAGCCGGTCGTCCGTCGCCACGAACTGGTACGTCTCGTCTGTGCCCGTTCCCATCCCCACCCCCGCGATGATGACCTGCGGGTTGGCGGCTATTACCGCCTCCAGGCTGATGTCTATGTACCCGCTCAGGTCACCCGCTATGTTCACCCCTCCCGCCATCTGTATCAACTCGTCATGGAAGGTGCCGGCGCCCACTGTCCAGATGGGGTCGTGCCAGATGATGTAGAAAACGCGCGGCTTCTGCTCGGCGGTAAGCTGGCTGGTCTTGGCGGTGATGGCGTCCATGCGCCGTTGCATGTCGGACACCAGGCTGGCGGCTTCCTGGTCCTGCCCGGTGATTTTCCCTATCAGGATAATGGAGTCCAGTACTTC includes:
- a CDS encoding cobalamin-binding protein produces the protein MLRKVGLILLIITIFTVTIASCGNTEKTTAAAPTTTAPATTPAQLTTTPATPAPSPTPEPITITDDYGRTVTIDEYPQRIISLSPAQTEILFALGLGDRIVGVCDYSDYPPEATTKPNIGAYDTPNIEAIIAQEPDLVLASEEHEAETLQLESLGITVVAINPLTVQEVLDSIILIGKITGQDQEAASLVSDMQRRMDAITAKTSQLTAEQKPRVFYIIWHDPIWTVGAGTFHDELIQMAGGVNIAGDLSGYIDISLEAVIAANPQVIIAGVGMGTGTDETYQFVATDDRLADVDARVNGKIYSANMDIVSRPGPRLVDALEVFFSLIHPEMQ